A single region of the Candidatus Manganitrophaceae bacterium genome encodes:
- a CDS encoding lipopolysaccharide biosynthesis protein: protein MMGIVMMLIGYSNLITNFGFNEAIIQKRINDKKVLNSIFTFDLVVSSFFALLFFMLAGYIADFFKTPECKEVIRVMSLVFIISSFTGMPATLLKRDMNFKYISLFDFISSCLMNFITLFLALKGFGYWALAYGQLIPLIIMTVSLCIKTGWIPIFYYSHASLKEIFHFGKWNFMKTQLGFVTQHLDKFIVGRWLGPTSLGFYDKAISVAEMPYNSLIININSVMFSSFSRTNENKHQLQQQFRKSLTLLSFINLPIYFGLIVIAPYFVLVLLGNKWSPMIIPFQIILVSMLIRSFGGLTASLNVGVGKYKDHTILFFIALVAFMITGFLFLSFGIEGIAASYFVFSLIQIYLWMGLSLKNIDLSWKDVLSAVYPGAAASIVMFCVAKLLTQFIFIDYSFINMISVIGISASVYCLYVLLDNSKLTKDLKNIIWEDIKSKTSIVLAQK, encoded by the coding sequence GTGATGGGGATCGTCATGATGTTGATCGGCTATTCTAATTTGATAACCAATTTTGGATTTAACGAAGCGATTATTCAGAAAAGGATCAACGATAAAAAGGTTTTAAACTCTATATTTACATTTGACCTGGTGGTTTCGTCTTTTTTTGCATTATTGTTCTTTATGCTTGCCGGTTATATCGCGGACTTTTTCAAAACCCCTGAGTGTAAAGAAGTCATCAGGGTTATGAGTCTCGTATTTATTATCAGTTCATTCACCGGCATGCCGGCCACTCTCTTAAAAAGAGATATGAACTTTAAATATATCTCTCTCTTCGATTTTATTAGTTCTTGTCTGATGAATTTTATTACCCTGTTTTTGGCTTTAAAAGGTTTTGGATATTGGGCCTTGGCCTATGGCCAATTGATTCCACTAATCATCATGACAGTTTCATTGTGCATTAAAACAGGATGGATTCCAATCTTCTATTACAGTCATGCTTCACTAAAAGAGATCTTTCATTTTGGAAAGTGGAATTTTATGAAGACGCAACTGGGATTTGTCACCCAACACCTCGATAAATTTATTGTGGGAAGATGGCTTGGACCGACGAGCCTCGGCTTTTATGACAAAGCAATCAGTGTGGCAGAAATGCCTTATAACTCGCTCATTATCAATATCAATAGTGTCATGTTTTCCTCTTTCAGCCGAACAAATGAGAATAAACATCAGCTACAACAACAATTCAGAAAAAGCTTAACGCTGCTTTCTTTTATAAATCTTCCGATCTACTTTGGTTTAATCGTAATTGCACCTTATTTTGTTTTGGTCCTTCTCGGCAATAAGTGGTCTCCCATGATTATCCCTTTTCAAATTATCCTTGTAAGCATGCTCATTAGATCATTCGGCGGTTTGACGGCAAGTCTAAACGTGGGGGTGGGTAAATATAAAGATCATACGATACTTTTTTTTATCGCTTTGGTTGCTTTTATGATCACTGGTTTTCTATTTTTGTCTTTTGGTATTGAAGGGATTGCCGCGAGTTATTTTGTTTTTAGCCTTATTCAAATTTATCTATGGATGGGTTTATCATTAAAAAATATCGATTTGTCCTGGAAAGATGTCTTGTCAGCCGTTTATCCGGGTGCTGCCGCCTCAATCGTGATGTTCTGTGTCGCTAAATTACTGACCCAGTTTATTTTTATAGATTATTCATTTATCAATATGATTTCTGTCATCGGTATAAGCGCATCTGTTTATTGTTTGTATGTGCTTCTGGATAATTCTAAGCTTACCAAAGACTTAAAAAATATAATCTGGGAAGATATCAAAAGTAAAACGTCTATTGTTTTAGCGCAGAAGTAA
- the wecB gene encoding UDP-N-acetylglucosamine 2-epimerase (non-hydrolyzing), which translates to MKIINIVGARPNFMKIAPLIREMKKREKIEHLLVHTGQHYDNDMSDSFFKQLEIPEPDINLGVGAGSHAEQTAKIMIEFEKVLLQHKPDFILVVGDVNSTIACSLVASKLGVKIIHVEAGLRSFDRGMPEEINRVLTDAISDLLFTTEASANKNLKQEGVPEQKVFFVGNVMIDTLVHCLDKIQDRSLPFQNLHEKQYAVVTLHRPSNVDRPEVLEKILDALSRISQKIKLVIPLHPRTQKNINAFGLQEKLDAIARNGVIAGPIGYLEMLRLIKSARLAITDSGGLQEETTYLGVPCITMRENTERPSTVELGTNVLVGNDLGLLFEHFEKILSDHFKKGQIPPLWDGKAASRIVEVLVG; encoded by the coding sequence TTGAAAATAATTAACATTGTGGGTGCCAGACCCAATTTCATGAAAATCGCTCCATTGATCCGGGAGATGAAAAAGAGAGAGAAAATTGAGCACCTTCTCGTTCATACCGGCCAGCATTATGATAATGACATGTCCGACAGTTTCTTTAAGCAATTGGAAATTCCGGAGCCGGATATCAATCTGGGGGTCGGCGCCGGCTCTCATGCGGAACAGACAGCGAAGATCATGATCGAGTTCGAGAAGGTTCTTCTCCAACATAAGCCCGATTTTATTCTTGTCGTGGGGGATGTCAATTCAACGATCGCGTGCTCCTTGGTTGCCTCGAAATTGGGTGTAAAAATCATCCATGTGGAAGCCGGCCTTCGCAGCTTCGACAGAGGAATGCCCGAGGAGATCAATCGGGTTTTGACGGACGCCATCTCTGATCTCTTGTTTACCACAGAGGCAAGCGCCAACAAAAACCTGAAGCAGGAGGGGGTTCCTGAGCAAAAGGTTTTTTTTGTTGGAAATGTGATGATTGATACGCTTGTCCACTGCTTGGACAAGATTCAAGATCGCAGTCTGCCGTTTCAGAACTTACATGAAAAGCAATATGCGGTCGTTACCCTTCATCGGCCTTCCAATGTAGATCGTCCTGAGGTCTTAGAAAAAATACTCGATGCGCTTTCCCGCATTTCACAAAAGATAAAACTCGTCATCCCGCTCCATCCGAGGACCCAAAAGAACATCAATGCCTTCGGTTTGCAAGAGAAGCTTGATGCCATCGCACGGAACGGGGTGATCGCCGGGCCAATCGGCTATCTCGAGATGCTGAGGCTCATTAAATCGGCCAGACTGGCAATTACCGATTCCGGGGGTCTTCAAGAGGAGACGACCTATCTCGGCGTTCCCTGCATCACAATGCGAGAGAATACCGAACGTCCCTCCACGGTAGAGTTGGGCACGAATGTCCTCGTCGGCAATGATCTTGGTTTGCTTTTTGAGCATTTTGAAAAGATTCTGTCGGACCATTTTAAAAAAGGGCAGATCCCTCCGCTTTGGGACGGAAAAGCGGCGTCAAGAATTGTTGAAGTATTGGTAGGCTGA